Part of the Aurantiacibacter aquimixticola genome, GGCCTGCAAGTGAAGGCTGGTCTGGCGCGCCAGGTGGAGAAGCTGGAGATTGCCCCGCTGCTTGGCCGCGTGCTGGAAAGCGCAATCGCCGATGGCCGCCATCGCCCGCTGATCGACAATTTCATTCGCTGGGGCGGGCTGACGCTGGAAGACAATGAGGACATGGTCCGCGACATGGTCCAGGCGCGCGCCAATGCCTTGATCCGCTGGACCGGGCTGGATGAGCGGCTGGCCAATTCGGTGCTGGACGGGCTCTACAAGCTGCTTGCCGAAATGCATGTCGATCCGAACCACCCGGTTCGCGCCAAGATCGAGGAGGGCCTGCAATCGCTTGCCCGCGACCTGCAGCACGATCCTGCCATGCGTGAGCGGGTCGAACGGATGAAGAGCGACCTGCTTGCCAACCCCGCGGTTGCGGACTGGTGGATGGGCGTGTGGGAGCGGCTGCGCCATTCGCTGATCGACATGCTACGCAATCCTGACCGCGCGATGGGTGGCGAAATGGGCAGCAGCCTGGCTGAGCTTGGCGAGACGCTGCGCAGCGATCCGGCATTGCAATTACAGGTAAACCGCTTCGCCCGCCGCACGCTGGTCGGCATCGCCAATCGTTATGGCGAGCAGATCGTGGGCCTGGTCTCCAACACAGTGAAGAGCTGGGACGCGAACACCATCACCATGCGCATCGAGCGCGCCGTGGGCCGAGACCTGCAATTCATCCGCATCAACGGGACGTTGGTTGGTGGGCTGGTGGGCCTGACGATCCACTTCCTGATCGACGTGCTTTAAGGCCGCGTGCGGGAAACGTCGAAAATGCTGTTCAAGTCGTAGACGATGTTCTGGAAGAAATAGCCCGGCACACCCTCGCCTGAGCGATTGCGCGCTGGAACGAATGTCGCGTGTTCTTGCATCATTCTGCAAGCGTCCTCTCGCAACAGACGCGCGGCAAGAAAATCGGCGTGATGGCAGCGAACGATATCGCCTTGCCCGTCGACGATTAGGCGTAGCCGAACGATGCCCTGATAACCTTCAGCGCGCGCGCCAATCGGATAGTTGCGGCTGACCTGTGCTGACAATTCGCCCATATTCGTGACGCGCGGCGCGCGGACCGCGACATCCGGGCCCGACATCGCGACTCCATAGCTTTCGAGCTGATCGCGCAGGCAGTTATCCAGCGATTGCAGCGCAGGGCGCATGGACCCCGTTTGTAGGACCAGCGGGCGTCGCTGAGCATTCTGCACCACGTAATATTCGGTGGCCTGTGCGAGGACATATTCGCCCGCCTGCACTTCTCGGTCCGGTTCGGGCATGAACAGGGGGCCGGCATACACATAGCCCTCACGGTCGCCCATGCTCCCTTCGGCGACGCGATAATTCACACGCAGCTCCGGGCCAGGCACGAAGCCAGCCTCTATCGGGCGACGTCGACGATTGAGATCGCCGATCAGTGCATACTGGATCACATCGTGGCCGGGATGAATACGCTTCAAGCTGAGCGTAAAACGATCGCCATCATGCGCAAAATTGCGCGTGATCGAGCATCCGTCATCCCGTGAGCTCAGCCGCCATTCGCCGACCGCCCGATAAATCTCTCCTGTCGCGATTGCTTCTCGCGTTCTTTCGGAGACCGGCGCTGTTTCGTCCCGCTGCGCGTGAGCGGGTGACGCAACGGCGATCGCCGCGAGCGCGAGATACATGGCTGGTAGTTTCATATTCGCCCCTCTGTCTCTCGAGAGAGAAGCAAATCGAGCGGAAGCTGGCAACCGCGGCAACGTAAGAAACTATAGCTTCTCGGTAAGCTCCGGCACGGCCGTGAAGAGGTCCGCCACGAGGCCGATATCGGCAACCTGGAAAATCGGCGCATCGGGATCCTTGTTGATCGCGACGATCGTCTTGGAGTCCTTCATGCCTGCCAGATGCTGAATCGCGCCGGAAATGCCGATGGCGATATAGAGTTCGGGCGCAACGATCTTGCCCGTCTGGCCGACCTGGTAATCGTTGGGCACATAGCCCGCATCGACCGCAGCACGGCTGGCGCCAATGGCGGCATTCAGCTTGTCGGCAAGCGGAGTAATGTAATTTTCGAAGGTTTCTCCGTCCTTCAGCGCCCGCCCTCCCGAAACGACGATGCCGGCGCTCGTCAGTTCGGGACGGTCGCTCTCGACCGCGTCGAGCTTAACGAATTCGCTATTGCCATTGCCGCTGGGGCCGGAAACCTCTTCGACATCGGCGCTGCCGCCGCTTGCTTCGGCCTTGTCGAATGCCGTTGTCCGAACGGTGATGACACGCTTCGAATCGCTGCTTTCGACCGTGGCGATGGCGTTACCGGCATAGATCGGACGCGTGAAGGTGGTGGGCCCCTCGACCGAGATGATGTCGGAGACTTGCATCACATCGAGCATGGCGGCGACGCGCGGCAGCAAGTTCTTTCCCGTCGTGGTCGCGGGCGCGAGGATGGCGTCGTAATTGTCGGCGAGGCTCGCGATCAGCGGCGCGACATTCTCGGCCAGCTGGTGGGCGTAGGCCGCATCCACGGCGCGTAGCACCTTGGACACGCCTGCAATCTGTGCCGCCGCACCGGCGGCCGCGCCCGCATCGTCTCCGCCCGCGACGAGGACGTGAACGTCGCCGCCAAGCTGGGAAGCAGCGGTGACGGTGCTGAGCGTGGCATCGGCGATCTCACCGCCGTGATGTTCTGCAATTACGAGTGCGGTCATGGGTCTATCCTGAAATTTCGTGACGTATCCGGGCGCGCTCAGGCGTGTCCGAGCTGCTTGAGCTTGGCGACGAGGGCGTCGACATCCTCGACCATCTCGCCAGCTTGTCGCACCGGCGGCTCTGTCACCTTCGTGGTGGCGAGGCGCGGTGCGGTGTCGACGCCGTAATCGGCGGGGCTCTTTGTCTCGAGCGGCTTCTTCTTCGCCTTCATGATGTTCGGCAGAGAGGCATAGCGCGGCTCGTTCAGGCGCAGGTCCGTCGTGACGACGGCTGGCAGTGCCAGCTTGACCGTTTCCAGGCCGCCATCGACTTCGCGCGTCACGTGAACGTGCTCGCCGTCGATCTTCACCGCGCTGGCGAAGGTACCCTGCGGGCGTTCCATCAGAGCGGCGAGCATCTGCCCGGTCTGGTTGGAATCGTCGTCTATCGCCTGCTTGCCGAGCATGACGATGCCCGGGCCCTCTTCCTCGGCAATGGCCTTAAGGATCTTGGCGACGGCGAGCGGTTCCACCGTGTCGTCCGTCTCCACTAGGATCGCGCGATCCGCCCCCATGGCGAGCGCAGTGCGCAGCGTTTCTTGCGCCTTGGCCGGGCCGATGCTGACGGCAACGACCTCTTCGGCGGAACCCGCTTCCTTCAGCCGGATCGCTTCTTCGACGGCGATTTCGTCGAAGGGGTTCATGCTCATTTTCACATTCGCAAGATCGACGCCGGAACCGTCCGCCTTCACGCGCGGCTTCACATTGTAATCGATCACCCGTTTGACGGGCACAAGGATCTTCATCGCAGGCCTCTCCTCTGGCGACATCCATATGCCGCATGGTCTGCCGCTTATGTAAACAAGCTGACGTATAGGTCAAGCTGGCTCGAGCGGCGCTTTCCCTAGAGACGCGCAAGACCGAGGGCGCGTTCCCGGCGAAACCTTCGGCGCGCCGGGCGATTGATGAGCTGGGGAGACCGCAATGGCCACCGATCCGAACAATGTCGGCGAAATTCTCGACGGGCTTCAGGAGCTTGCCGAGCGCAATGACAGCGTAACGGTCGACAATGTGATGGACGCTTTCGGTGCCCGCACCTTCGGTCCGGCGATCATGATCCCCGCTTTGCTGGAGCTCACGCCGATCGGCGCGATTCCTGGCGTTCCGACTTTCCTCGCTGTCACTATCGTGCTGATCGCGGTGCAAAAGGCGATCGGACGAGAGCATGTCTGGCTGCCCGGTGCCATCCTCAATCGTTCGGTCGCGAGTGGGAAGATCCAAAGCGGGGTCGAAAAGCTGCGGCCCGTCGCCCGGTTCATGGATCGGCATTTCCATGGACGTCTGAAATGGATCGCGCGCAAGCCTTTTTCGCGCATTGCTGCAGGCATCGTCGTGCTCCTATGCCTCACCGTGCCCTTCCTCGAAGTGTTGCCCTTTGCCAGCAGCGTGCCGATGCTGGCCATCGCGGCGTTTGGCCTTGCGGTGCTCGTCAGGGACGGTGCGCTGATGATCCTGGCGCTCGCCGGCAGTCTCGTCGCACTGTCGCTAAGCCTCGACTATTGGGACGGCGGCATGAGCGACACGCCGGAGACCGACGGTGTCGTATCCGAAGAAAACGTGCAGGCTGCAGAGGCTACGGCGGAGAAGGCCGAAATGACAGCGAAGGACACGGCCGAGAAGGCTGCCGATGCCGTCAACGGCGATTAGCGGGCGCTACAGGCTCAAGCCGCCTTCTTGACCTGTGCGACGATCTTCTTGGCCGCATCGCCCAGATCGTCTGCCGAAATGATCGGCAGGCCGGAATTCTCCAGAATGTCCTTGCCCTGCTGCACATTGGTGCCCTCGAGCCGCACTACCAGCGGCACATCCAGCTCGACTTCTTTCGCCGCGATAACGATGCCTTCGGCAATCGTGTCGCAACGCATGATGCCGCCGAAAATGTTGACGAGGATGCCTTCGACCGCCGGATCGGACAGGATGATCTTGAATGCGGCGGTGACCTTCTCGGTCGTCGCGCCGCCACCGACATCGAGGAAGTTGGCCGGGAAGGCCCCGTTCAGCTTGATGATGTCCATCGTCGCCATGGCAAGGCCCGCGCCATTGACCATGCAGCCGATATTGCCGTCCAGCTTGATGTAGGCGAGGTCGTGCTTGCCGGCCTCGACCTCCATCGGGTCTTCCTCTGTCTCGTCGCGCATCCCCTCGATATCGGGATGGCGATAGAGCGCGTTGCCGTCGAAGCTCATCTTGGTGTCGAGCACCAGCAGCTCACCGCCTTCGGTTTCGACCAGCGGATTGATTTCCAGCATTTCGCAATCGAGCGTCGTGAAGGCTTCGTAGAGCTGCTTCGCCAGGTTGCTCGCCGCCTTGGCCAGCGCGCCTTCCAGCTTCAGCGCATTGCCCACGGCGCGGCCGTGATGCGGCATGAAGCCGGTGGCGGGATCGATCGCGATCGTGGCGATCTTCTCCGGCGTTTCGTGCGCAACGTCCTCGATATCCATGCCGCCCTCAGTCGAGACGATCATCGCAACCCGGCTGGTTTCGCGGTCCACGACCATGGAAAGGTAGTATTCCTTGGCAATGTCGACGCCATCGGTGACGTAAAGGCGATTGACCTGTTTGCCCTCGTCTCCCGTCTGGATTGTGACCAGCGTATTGCCGAGCATCTCCTTGGCATCGGCCTCGACATCCTCGACGCTCTTCGCAAGCCGCACACCACCCTTGGCGTTCGGGGCTAGCTCCTTGAACTTGCCCTTGCCGCGTCCGCCGGCATGGATCTGCGCCTTCACCACATAGAGCGGTCCGGGCAGCTTCTTTGCGCCTTCCACGGCCTCTTCCACGCTGGTTGCCGGATAGCCCGTTGGCACGCCGATGCCGAATTTCGCGAGCAGTTCCTTGGCCTGATATTCGTGGATGTTCATGAGAGACGCGCCTTCGTGCGAATGGAGTCGAGATGTGGTGGGCGCTTAAGCATCATAGGGCGGCGCTTGCAAACCCTGATCTGCGGCATCATTTCGGTCGTTACGCGATGATCGACACGATGAAACTGGAGCAGGTCTGCCGGGAGGCAGGCCATATGGCGCTCGGCAAGTGGCCAGGGCATGGCCACGCGCTCAAAAGCTGGGAGAAAGCGCCTGGCAACCCGGTGTGCGAAGCGGATATCGAGGTCGATGCTTTCCTGCGCCGGGAACTCACGAGCCTGCTGCCCGCGGCTGGCTGGCTGTCGGAGGAAACCGCAGACGATCCTTCCCGGCTGGACAAGGGGCTTGCCTGGCTGGTCGACCCGATCGACGGGACGCGCGATTTCATCCGGGGTCGGGAAGGCTGGGCGGTCTCCGTCGCGCTTGTGAGCGGCGGCCGCCCGCTGGTCGGCACACTGGTCGCCCCGGCGCGCGGCGAGGTCTGGTCCGGCGTTGCCGGGAAGGGCGCCTGGCTTAATGGCACGCGTCTCAAGGCGAGTACTCGCAAGAAGCTGCCAGGCGCGCGCGTACCCGCGCACGACCTTCCGAAAGCTGACCACGATCTGGAGAAGGTGTTTCAGCCCAATTCCATTGCCCTGCGCGTTGCGATGGTGGCCAATGACGAAGCCGATCTCGTTGCGACACTGCGCTGGGGTTACGAATGGGATATCGCCGCCGCCGCGCTGATCGCGCGCGAAGCCGGTGCGCGGGTGTCCGACGCTTTCGGCAAGCCGCTCGCCTACAACAAGCGCGACCCCCGCGCCTTCGGCTTGCTCGCGAGCGCGCCGGGCATTCACGACGCGGCGGTCGAGCGGCTGGCGGGAAGGGCGGAGTTAATGTCTTGAGAGGCCGCCCCCGGGCGGACGTTCGCCCTTGCCTCGCTTCGCTCGGAGCTCCGCCAAACCTCTGAAATCTAGCAATGGGATCGTTGTGTTCATGCGACGAGAGCGCGCGAACTGCGCGCCCGCAGATGCCCCGCAGCCGGACCAAGCGCGGCGGAGGAAATAGCAGCGAGGATGTCCGCGCGGAGGCGCGGACCCAAAGAAAAAAGGCCGCCCCGCATGGGACGGCCCTTTTCGTGGTC contains:
- a CDS encoding DUF445 domain-containing protein, which produces MRLTATLMLFAMAAIFVTTHQLLGVHPAWGYVNAFAEAAMVGGLADWFAVTALFRHPLGLPIPHTAIIPENKDRIADTMAGFLRSNFLTPVVVARRMRDMNLARAAGDFLATRTPGEEGRIRAGAGQLLVELLESLDPDRLGLQVKAGLARQVEKLEIAPLLGRVLESAIADGRHRPLIDNFIRWGGLTLEDNEDMVRDMVQARANALIRWTGLDERLANSVLDGLYKLLAEMHVDPNHPVRAKIEEGLQSLARDLQHDPAMRERVERMKSDLLANPAVADWWMGVWERLRHSLIDMLRNPDRAMGGEMGSSLAELGETLRSDPALQLQVNRFARRTLVGIANRYGEQIVGLVSNTVKSWDANTITMRIERAVGRDLQFIRINGTLVGGLVGLTIHFLIDVL
- a CDS encoding energy transducer TonB, which codes for MKLPAMYLALAAIAVASPAHAQRDETAPVSERTREAIATGEIYRAVGEWRLSSRDDGCSITRNFAHDGDRFTLSLKRIHPGHDVIQYALIGDLNRRRRPIEAGFVPGPELRVNYRVAEGSMGDREGYVYAGPLFMPEPDREVQAGEYVLAQATEYYVVQNAQRRPLVLQTGSMRPALQSLDNCLRDQLESYGVAMSGPDVAVRAPRVTNMGELSAQVSRNYPIGARAEGYQGIVRLRLIVDGQGDIVRCHHADFLAARLLREDACRMMQEHATFVPARNRSGEGVPGYFFQNIVYDLNSIFDVSRTRP
- a CDS encoding electron transfer flavoprotein subunit alpha/FixB family protein, producing the protein MTALVIAEHHGGEIADATLSTVTAASQLGGDVHVLVAGGDDAGAAAGAAAQIAGVSKVLRAVDAAYAHQLAENVAPLIASLADNYDAILAPATTTGKNLLPRVAAMLDVMQVSDIISVEGPTTFTRPIYAGNAIATVESSDSKRVITVRTTAFDKAEASGGSADVEEVSGPSGNGNSEFVKLDAVESDRPELTSAGIVVSGGRALKDGETFENYITPLADKLNAAIGASRAAVDAGYVPNDYQVGQTGKIVAPELYIAIGISGAIQHLAGMKDSKTIVAINKDPDAPIFQVADIGLVADLFTAVPELTEKL
- a CDS encoding electron transfer flavoprotein subunit beta/FixA family protein, translating into MKILVPVKRVIDYNVKPRVKADGSGVDLANVKMSMNPFDEIAVEEAIRLKEAGSAEEVVAVSIGPAKAQETLRTALAMGADRAILVETDDTVEPLAVAKILKAIAEEEGPGIVMLGKQAIDDDSNQTGQMLAALMERPQGTFASAVKIDGEHVHVTREVDGGLETVKLALPAVVTTDLRLNEPRYASLPNIMKAKKKPLETKSPADYGVDTAPRLATTKVTEPPVRQAGEMVEDVDALVAKLKQLGHA
- a CDS encoding exopolysaccharide biosynthesis protein; amino-acid sequence: MATDPNNVGEILDGLQELAERNDSVTVDNVMDAFGARTFGPAIMIPALLELTPIGAIPGVPTFLAVTIVLIAVQKAIGREHVWLPGAILNRSVASGKIQSGVEKLRPVARFMDRHFHGRLKWIARKPFSRIAAGIVVLLCLTVPFLEVLPFASSVPMLAIAAFGLAVLVRDGALMILALAGSLVALSLSLDYWDGGMSDTPETDGVVSEENVQAAEATAEKAEMTAKDTAEKAADAVNGD
- the sucC gene encoding ADP-forming succinate--CoA ligase subunit beta; translated protein: MNIHEYQAKELLAKFGIGVPTGYPATSVEEAVEGAKKLPGPLYVVKAQIHAGGRGKGKFKELAPNAKGGVRLAKSVEDVEADAKEMLGNTLVTIQTGDEGKQVNRLYVTDGVDIAKEYYLSMVVDRETSRVAMIVSTEGGMDIEDVAHETPEKIATIAIDPATGFMPHHGRAVGNALKLEGALAKAASNLAKQLYEAFTTLDCEMLEINPLVETEGGELLVLDTKMSFDGNALYRHPDIEGMRDETEEDPMEVEAGKHDLAYIKLDGNIGCMVNGAGLAMATMDIIKLNGAFPANFLDVGGGATTEKVTAAFKIILSDPAVEGILVNIFGGIMRCDTIAEGIVIAAKEVELDVPLVVRLEGTNVQQGKDILENSGLPIISADDLGDAAKKIVAQVKKAA
- a CDS encoding 3'(2'),5'-bisphosphate nucleotidase CysQ, whose protein sequence is MIDTMKLEQVCREAGHMALGKWPGHGHALKSWEKAPGNPVCEADIEVDAFLRRELTSLLPAAGWLSEETADDPSRLDKGLAWLVDPIDGTRDFIRGREGWAVSVALVSGGRPLVGTLVAPARGEVWSGVAGKGAWLNGTRLKASTRKKLPGARVPAHDLPKADHDLEKVFQPNSIALRVAMVANDEADLVATLRWGYEWDIAAAALIAREAGARVSDAFGKPLAYNKRDPRAFGLLASAPGIHDAAVERLAGRAELMS